One window of Deltaproteobacteria bacterium genomic DNA carries:
- the hisF gene encoding imidazole glycerol phosphate synthase subunit HisF — translation MLAKRIIPCLDVQDGRIVKGTRFVNLRDAGDPALVAAQYDQEGADELVFLDITASSDNRNILLETVRRTAEAIFMPLTVGGGIRNLKDIQELLLAGADKISLNTAAVQNQSLISKAAEKFGSQCIVVAIDAKRVKPSLKKWHVYTHGGREKTGLDAVRWAKKAQKLGAGEILLTSMDRDGTKDGYDLDLLRAVSKAVSIPVIASGGAGHPQHLLEALTKGSADAVLAASIFHFREYRIEEVKEYLWQHDVPIRL, via the coding sequence GTGTTAGCAAAGCGTATTATACCCTGCTTAGATGTCCAGGACGGCCGGATTGTCAAGGGAACCAGGTTTGTGAACCTCCGCGATGCCGGCGACCCTGCGCTCGTCGCGGCCCAGTATGATCAAGAAGGGGCCGATGAGCTCGTTTTTCTGGATATCACCGCCTCATCAGACAACAGAAATATTCTTCTGGAAACTGTCAGAAGAACCGCCGAGGCAATTTTCATGCCCCTGACGGTCGGGGGCGGCATCAGAAATTTAAAAGACATTCAGGAACTCCTTCTGGCCGGTGCCGACAAGATTTCTCTGAACACGGCGGCGGTCCAGAACCAATCACTGATTTCAAAGGCAGCAGAGAAATTCGGGAGCCAGTGTATCGTTGTCGCCATTGATGCAAAAAGGGTGAAACCAAGTCTGAAAAAATGGCATGTTTATACCCATGGGGGGCGGGAAAAGACCGGTCTTGATGCTGTCCGGTGGGCCAAAAAGGCCCAAAAACTGGGTGCCGGAGAGATTCTTTTGACAAGCATGGATCGCGACGGCACCAAGGATGGTTATGATCTGGATCTGCTGCGTGCGGTTTCAAAAGCCGTCAGCATTCCCGTGATCGCCTCGGGAGGAGCGGGACATCCGCAACACCTCCTGGAAGCGCTGACAAAAGGCTCGGCAGACGCTGTACTCGCCGCCTCCATCTTTCATTTCCGTGAATATCGGATTGAGGAAGTTAAGGAGTATCTCTGGCAACATGATGTTCCGATCAGATTATAA
- a CDS encoding histidine triad nucleotide-binding protein, which produces MSADCLFCKIIRKEIKGEFLHEDDQCVVLKDINPKAPTHLLIVPRSHLRKIADMSAEDKLLVGHLHWVAKQLAKKMGLTDFRIVINNGEQAGQSVWHLHLHFLAGRPLQWPPG; this is translated from the coding sequence ATGAGTGCCGACTGCCTCTTTTGCAAGATTATACGGAAAGAGATCAAGGGTGAATTTCTTCATGAGGATGACCAATGTGTTGTGTTGAAGGATATCAACCCCAAGGCACCAACCCATCTCTTGATTGTCCCGCGGAGTCATCTTCGGAAAATCGCCGACATGTCGGCTGAAGACAAGTTATTGGTCGGTCATCTCCATTGGGTCGCCAAGCAACTGGCAAAAAAAATGGGGCTAACCGACTTCCGAATCGTCATCAATAATGGAGAACAGGCCGGCCAATCGGTCTGGCACCTCCATCTCCATTTCCTTGCAGGACGTCCCCTTCAGTGGCCGCCTGGCTGA
- the hisI gene encoding phosphoribosyl-AMP cyclohydrolase produces the protein MKEILNQLKFDENGLLTAVIQDYQNNEVLMVAHMNRQAVEMTLKGPYVAFWSRSRKKIWVKGEESGHTQEVKQIFLDCDADTLLIKVDQKVATCHEGYRSDFFRKIEDGKMQIIAKKVFDPREAYKK, from the coding sequence ATGAAAGAGATCCTCAACCAACTCAAGTTTGATGAAAACGGGCTGCTCACTGCCGTCATCCAGGACTACCAGAACAACGAGGTTCTCATGGTCGCCCATATGAATCGACAGGCCGTCGAAATGACACTGAAAGGTCCTTATGTCGCTTTTTGGTCTCGCTCTCGAAAAAAAATCTGGGTCAAGGGGGAGGAGTCCGGACATACACAAGAAGTAAAACAAATATTTCTTGATTGCGATGCAGATACCCTTTTAATCAAGGTCGACCAAAAGGTCGCCACCTGTCACGAAGGCTATCGAAGTGATTTTTTTAGAAAAATAGAGGACGGAAAAATGCAGATTATCGCCAAAAAAGTTTTTGATCCGAGAGAGGCGTACAAAAAATGA
- a CDS encoding DNA-directed RNA polymerase subunit omega: MARVTVEDCLTKVENRFALVHVAAKRARELYKGVDPLVRCKNKEVVTALREIAADKVMFVGDSSSNGKSAKH; encoded by the coding sequence ATGGCACGAGTCACCGTTGAAGATTGCCTGACAAAGGTTGAAAATCGGTTTGCCTTAGTTCACGTTGCCGCCAAAAGGGCTCGGGAACTGTACAAGGGTGTTGATCCGCTCGTCCGTTGCAAGAACAAAGAGGTCGTAACGGCACTGCGCGAGATCGCCGCCGACAAGGTTATGTTTGTTGGAGACTCAAGCTCGAACGGAAAATCGGCGAAGCATTAA
- the hisA gene encoding 1-(5-phosphoribosyl)-5-[(5-phosphoribosylamino)methylideneamino]imidazole-4-carboxamide isomerase, translating into MILYPAIDIYQGQCVRLTQGDFKRSKVYFKNPVDAAKQWADEGAEWLHLVDLDGALHGQPKNQKVIEQIRNTVSIALQAGGGIRTEETVLSFLKMGLERVVLGSAVIEDFPSCEMLAKKYRSQIVFGLDAREGKVTIRGWKEETAFPVLTIVRKLENLQPACFICTDVKCDGMMGGPNIESLSQLVQLTKIPIVASGGISSLDDLKKLKEIGCDGAILGRSIYEGKVYLKEALKLC; encoded by the coding sequence ATGATATTGTATCCCGCCATCGATATATACCAAGGCCAATGTGTCCGTCTCACCCAGGGGGATTTTAAAAGGTCGAAGGTCTATTTCAAAAATCCGGTCGACGCGGCCAAACAATGGGCCGATGAAGGGGCCGAATGGCTGCATCTGGTTGATCTGGACGGGGCCCTCCATGGACAGCCAAAAAACCAAAAGGTTATTGAACAGATCCGAAATACCGTCTCCATTGCACTGCAGGCAGGAGGGGGGATTCGTACCGAGGAAACCGTTCTCTCTTTTCTGAAAATGGGGCTGGAAAGGGTTGTTTTAGGAAGCGCCGTCATTGAAGACTTTCCATCTTGTGAGATGCTTGCCAAAAAATACCGGTCCCAAATCGTTTTCGGTCTTGATGCGAGAGAAGGGAAGGTCACCATTCGGGGCTGGAAAGAGGAGACGGCGTTTCCAGTGCTGACAATCGTCAGAAAGCTCGAAAATCTTCAGCCCGCCTGCTTTATCTGCACGGATGTGAAGTGCGACGGAATGATGGGCGGCCCCAATATCGAGTCGCTGTCACAGCTAGTTCAGCTAACGAAAATTCCGATTGTCGCCTCCGGCGGTATCTCTTCGCTTGACGACCTAAAAAAATTAAAGGAGATCGGTTGTGACGGCGCAATTTTGGGACGATCAATTTACGAAGGGAAGGTCTACCTGAAGGAGGCTCTAAAATTGTGTTAG